A single Xylanimonas cellulosilytica DSM 15894 DNA region contains:
- a CDS encoding VanW family protein codes for MGQPTERDNAPEPNTSGSADAPAPQTPAADAPAPEAPAAGKPPAEPPAEPSAAEPPAEPSAASKPSAEAPAAGPSVLDPEEAEVPYVPPVRAYERPRISYRPPTETVSPATQALPVVVGQVAMPASAQRATPVAATRPTTPTPYPGAVGRPGADETTRLPVTPPVVHPPAATFAGTPLGTVTAPGADPSGLGGAGTDHPLGGLVGDGQPSRAPRALLMVGGVVVVLAGLFTGAQWFYADKVPADTHVAGVDIGGLSTAEAVDQLTAGLAPRAREPMQITAGEAQTTLDPAAAGLALDAEGTVAQLTGFSMSPGRLWSHLVGGTDVDPVLAVDRTVLDEAVAGLVEGLAVAPVDGTVAFTDGVPVATPAVDGSMVSAEAATEVLTTQWLAQPGPYDLPTEPVAPEITQEETDAALAKAQQIVAGPVTVQVGDQHPELPAETLAAVTSFQPVDGDLQVTLDGAALVTGVVDRTMDLLTEPDDAHFEFQGGRPVIVGGEPGTTLDPAAVATAVQTAALGTDRTAPVELVQRDPDQTRAALEALGVTEVVSTFSTPLTREPVRTENLRRGAELVTGTLIRPGETFSLIDTLSPIDASNGFRAAGVINNGIHTEGMGGGLSQMATTTYNAGFFAGFEDVEHRPHTVHFQRYPAGREATIFVGSLDMRFKNTSPYGAVMQSWISDGQLHVQVWSTKHFRVETSASSRRNLAPTTTVYSTNANCAAYPGGEGGFSITNYRKVYDPADTLVIDESYTWTYRPDNPVVCSAPPGQEPADDSAGGQ; via the coding sequence ATGGGCCAGCCGACCGAGCGCGACAACGCGCCCGAGCCGAACACCTCCGGCAGCGCCGACGCGCCGGCTCCCCAGACCCCCGCCGCTGACGCGCCGGCTCCCGAGGCGCCCGCTGCCGGCAAGCCGCCCGCCGAGCCGCCCGCCGAGCCGTCCGCCGCCGAGCCTCCCGCCGAGCCGTCCGCGGCCAGCAAGCCGTCCGCCGAGGCCCCCGCCGCCGGTCCGTCGGTCCTCGACCCGGAGGAGGCGGAGGTGCCCTACGTCCCGCCCGTCAGGGCCTACGAGCGCCCCCGGATCAGCTACCGTCCGCCGACCGAGACCGTCTCGCCCGCCACCCAGGCGCTCCCGGTCGTCGTCGGGCAGGTGGCGATGCCCGCCTCAGCCCAGAGGGCGACGCCGGTTGCCGCGACCCGCCCGACGACGCCGACGCCGTATCCCGGTGCCGTCGGCCGACCGGGCGCGGACGAGACCACGCGGCTCCCGGTGACGCCGCCGGTCGTCCACCCGCCTGCGGCGACGTTCGCCGGCACCCCGCTCGGCACGGTGACCGCTCCCGGTGCCGACCCCAGCGGGCTCGGCGGTGCAGGGACCGACCACCCGCTCGGCGGGCTCGTCGGTGACGGGCAGCCGTCCCGCGCCCCGAGGGCCCTGCTCATGGTCGGCGGCGTCGTCGTCGTGCTGGCGGGCCTGTTCACCGGTGCGCAGTGGTTCTACGCGGACAAGGTGCCCGCGGACACGCACGTCGCGGGCGTCGACATCGGCGGGCTGTCGACGGCCGAGGCCGTCGACCAGCTCACCGCAGGACTCGCCCCGCGGGCCCGGGAGCCGATGCAGATCACGGCCGGTGAGGCCCAGACCACTCTCGACCCGGCCGCCGCGGGCCTCGCGCTCGACGCGGAGGGCACGGTCGCGCAGCTCACCGGGTTCTCGATGAGCCCTGGCCGTCTGTGGTCCCACCTCGTCGGCGGTACCGACGTCGACCCCGTCCTCGCGGTCGACCGCACCGTGCTCGACGAGGCCGTCGCCGGCCTGGTCGAGGGCCTCGCCGTCGCGCCCGTCGACGGCACCGTCGCCTTCACCGACGGCGTCCCGGTCGCCACCCCGGCCGTCGACGGCAGCATGGTGTCCGCGGAAGCCGCCACCGAGGTGCTCACCACGCAGTGGCTCGCGCAACCTGGCCCGTACGACCTGCCCACCGAGCCGGTGGCCCCCGAGATCACGCAGGAGGAGACGGACGCGGCGCTGGCGAAGGCGCAGCAGATCGTCGCCGGACCGGTGACCGTGCAGGTCGGCGACCAGCACCCCGAGCTGCCCGCGGAGACGCTCGCGGCCGTCACCTCGTTCCAGCCGGTCGACGGGGACCTCCAGGTCACGCTCGACGGCGCGGCGCTGGTCACCGGCGTCGTCGACCGGACGATGGACCTGCTCACGGAGCCCGACGACGCACACTTCGAGTTCCAGGGTGGACGGCCCGTGATCGTGGGCGGGGAGCCGGGCACCACGCTCGACCCGGCCGCCGTGGCGACCGCCGTGCAGACGGCCGCGCTCGGCACCGACCGCACCGCACCCGTCGAGCTGGTCCAGCGGGACCCGGACCAGACCCGGGCCGCCCTGGAGGCGCTCGGCGTCACCGAGGTGGTCTCCACCTTCTCGACGCCGCTGACGCGCGAGCCGGTGCGCACGGAGAACCTGCGCCGCGGCGCCGAGCTGGTCACGGGCACGCTGATCCGGCCGGGGGAGACCTTCTCGCTGATCGACACCCTGAGCCCGATCGACGCGTCGAACGGCTTCCGCGCGGCCGGGGTGATCAACAACGGCATCCACACCGAGGGCATGGGCGGCGGCCTGTCCCAGATGGCGACGACGACGTACAACGCCGGGTTCTTCGCCGGCTTCGAGGACGTCGAGCACCGCCCGCACACGGTGCACTTCCAGCGGTACCCGGCGGGCCGGGAGGCGACGATCTTCGTCGGCTCGCTGGACATGAGGTTCAAGAACACCTCGCCGTACGGCGCCGTCATGCAGTCCTGGATCTCGGACGGCCAGCTGCACGTGCAGGTCTGGTCCACCAAGCACTTCCGGGTCGAGACGTCGGCGTCGAGCCGCCGCAACCTCGCGCCGACGACGACGGTGTACAGCACGAACGCGAACTGCGCCGCCTACCCGGGCGGTGAGGGTGGCTTCTCGATCACGAACTACCGCAAGGTGTACGACCCGGCGGACACGCTCGTCATCGACGAGTCGTACACGTGGACCTACCGCCCGGACAACCCGGTGGTGTGCTCTGCGCCGCCGGGGCAAGAGCCTGCGGACGACTCCGCCGGGGGGCAGTGA